One window from the genome of Nicotiana tomentosiformis chromosome 5, ASM39032v3, whole genome shotgun sequence encodes:
- the LOC138891890 gene encoding uncharacterized protein, with translation MRNHENRPTGSTLLREVDEVYSSYSKRRKGRGLVRSRGRGQGRNFPGVNHPTKKNNHQKWKGKDEKPKANGSETEYYRYGGKRHWANIYRIPRHLVEFYQASLKNKCPELNFVYDNEFDITHLDVTDFFKHSDGKINHLIGDESVVKDDWVV, from the coding sequence ATGAGAAATCACGAAAATCGACCCACTGGGTCTACACTATTGCGTGAAGTGGATGAGGTGTATTCCAGTTATTCTAAGCGTAGAAAAGGTCGTGGCCTTGTTCGTAGTCGTGGTCGTGGCCAAGGAAGAAATTTTCCTGGTGTTAATCACCCCACAAAGAaaaataaccaccaaaagtgGAAAGGGAAAGATGAGAAGCCAAAGGCAAATGGTTCAGAAACTGAATATTATCGTTACGGTGGAAAAAGGCATTGGGCAAATATTTATCGTATACCAAGACATTTGGTTGAGTTTTATCAAGCATCTCTAAAGAATAAATGTCCTGAACTTAATTTTGTCTATGATAATGAATTTGACATCACTCACTTGGATGTGACAGACTTTTTTAAGCACTCTGATGGAAAAATAAACCACttgatcggtgatgaatctgtgGTTAAAGACGATTGGgtagtttga
- the LOC104087487 gene encoding hydroxyproline O-galactosyltransferase GALT3, with product MKKYLLSRKVGRKKWAGFLLIIALGIILFTRYSSVGKSYSSSVGESPKKQSAFEFFNNNNNEGSNDVADENVKLPESKSVVELVTFKEKPRLINVEGLNELYSLNYNFSKEESKALLVWNKMRLLLSRSDGLNLTAQGVKEAAIAWNDLLLFIEKSKATKSLDEKENEDCPYSVTAFNATTSRDGSNLRIPCGLVEDSSITVIGIPDAKQESFQIELAGTKLPEELKPPIVLNYNVILPGENLTKEPLITQNTWTDESGWSKVEKCPDHGSTDLIKVDGLVKCNAKIFRNNVEEIANATSPSSPISADVSNASAYGTSNYPFLEGNPFTATLWAGIEGFHMTVNGRHETSFAYREKLEPWLVSGVNVIGGLDIISILAKGLPVSNDLDLGFDVEDLKAPPTPKKRLVMLIGVFSTGNNFERRMALRRTWMQYEAVRSGEVAVRFFIGLDKNRQVNFELWKEAQAYGDVQLLPFVDYYSLLTLKTIAICIMGVKILPAKYVMKTDDDAFVRIDQVLSSVKGKDPNGLLYGGISFESAPHRDKDNKWYISVEEYPPSSYPPWAHGPGYIISRDIAKFIVQGHQERELMLFKLEDVAVGIWVEEFRRKGNKVQYVDDDRFHNAGCDSDYILAHYQTPRMVLCLWEKLQKEHEPNCCE from the exons ATGAAGAAGTATTTATTATCAAGAAAAGTGGGAAGGAAGAAATGGGCTGGGTTTCTGCTTATTATTGCTCTTGGAATAATCTTGTTCACTAGATACAGCAGCGTGGGAAAATCATACAGCAGTAGTGTAGGAGAATCTCCAAAAAAGCAATCAGCATTTGAgtttttcaataataataataatgaaggcTCAAATGATGTTGCAGATGAAAATGTCAAATTGCCTGAATCAAAATCAGTAGTAGAGCTAGTTACTTTTAAGGAAAAACCGCGTCTTATTAACGTCGAAGGGCTTAATGAACTATACAGCTTGAATTATAATTTTTCAAAGGAAGAGTCTAAGGCATTGCTAGTATGGAATAAGATGAGATTGTTGTTATCTAGATCAGATGGTTTGAATTTAACCGCTCAAGGAGTTAAGGAGGCTGCTATAGCATGGAACGATTTGTTGTTGTTTATTGAGAAAAGTAAGGCTACTAAATCTCTAGATGAGAAGGAAAATGAGgattgcccttattctgtgacTGCATTTAATGCAACGACGTCGAGGGATGGGAGCAATCTTAGGATCCCTTGTGGCTTAGTTGAGGATTCATCTATTACTGTTATAGGTATACCCGATGCAAAACAAGAAAGTTTTCAAATTGAGCTTGCGGGCACGAAACTTCCCGAGGAACTAAAGCCTCCTATAGTTTTGAACTATAATGTAATTTTGCCCGGGGAGAACTTGACGAAGGAACCACTTATCACTCAGAATACGTGGACTGATGAATCAGGATGGAGTAAGGTGGAAAAATGCCCTGATCATGGCTCTACTGACCTGATAAAAG TCGATGGACTAGTCAAGTGCAATGCCAAAATTTTCCGAAATAATGTAGAGGAAATTGCAAATGCGACCAGTCCTAGCAGTCCAATCTCTGCGGATGTGTCAAATGCTAGTGCCTATGGTACATCCAATTACCCTTTTCTTGAAGGTAATCCATTTACTGCAACACTCTGGGCCGGTATAGAGGGGTTTCATATGACAGTCAACGGGAGACACGAGACTTCTTTTGCATATAGGGAG AAATTGGAACCTTGGTTGGTTAGTGGAGTCAATGTGATAGGTGGTTTGGACATCATATCGATCTTAGCCAAAGGATTACCTGTTTCCAATGATTTGGACTTGGGTTTTGATGTTGAGGACCTCAAAGCTCCACCAACTCCTAAAAAGAGGCTCGTCATGTTAATTGGGGTTTTCTCTACTGGAAACAATTTTGAGAGACGTATGGCACTGAGAAGAACATGGATGCAATATGAAGCTGTGCGGTCAGGAGAAGTAGCTGTCCGATTTTTTATTGGTCTT GACAAAAATAGGCAGGTCAACTTTGAGCTATGGAAGGAAGCACAAGCCTATGGAGATGTCCAACTATTGCCCTTTGTTGATTACTACAGCCTGCTCACTTTGAAGACTATCGCAATTTGCATTATGGGA GTTAAAATACTACCTGCCAAATATGTTATGAAGACGGACGACGATGCTTTTGTGAGGATTGATCAAGTTCTATCAAGCGTCAAAGGAAAGGATCCTAATGGCCTATTATATGGTGGAATATCTTTCGAGTCAGCACCCCATAGGGATAAAGATAACAAGTGGTATATCAGTGTCGAG GAATATCCGCCTTCTTCCTATCCCCCTTGGGCGCATGGACCAGGTTATATTATTTCTCGAGATATAGCTAAGTTCATCGTTCAGGGCCATCAAGAAAGGGAACTAATG CTTTTTAAACTCGAGGATGTTGCTGTGGGCATATGGGTTGAGGAATTCAGGAGGAAGGGTAACAAAGTACAGTACGTCGACGATGATAGATTTCATAATGCTGGTTGTGACTCAGACTATATTCTTGCACACTATCAGACTCCAAGAATGGTACTATGCCTGTGGGAGAAGCTGCAGAAAGAGCACGAACCGAACTGCTGCGAGTGA
- the LOC104087489 gene encoding probable protein phosphatase 2C 49, whose protein sequence is MIVKKSSTTMNTMVVVDAEILSVSVDSVSIDISRSDSGVRCSTSTPTTIIDSARSKFIPAVRSGSYTDIGPRRSNEDEHIRVDDLSAQLGSLYNWPLPGAFYAVFDGHGGADAAAYVRTNAMRFFFEDADLPQASVVDQEFMEELESSHCRAFLKADRALADECRVNAACGTTAITALVLGRHLVVANAGDCRAVLCRKGVAVQLSQDHRPTSLVERQRVENLGGIIEYGFLNGDLAVTRALGDWYMKLPFGSASPLTAEPEVKQMLLTEDDEFMIIGCDGIWDVMSNQEAVNVVRRELRLHNDPQESAKELVNHALCRDVDDNLTAIVVCFASPDHRDSVPSQRPRFRCCSLSEEARKKLQSLLGSN, encoded by the exons ATGATTGTGAAGAAGAGTTCAACGACGATGAATACGATGGTAGTTGTTGATGCCGAGATTTTGAGCGTTTCTGTTGATTCGGTTTCCATTGATATTTCTCGTTCTGATTCG GGTGTGAGATGCTCAACTAGTACTCCAACAACTATAATCGATTCAGCTAGAAGCAAATTTATCCCTGCTGTTCGTTCGGGTAGCTACACTGATATTGGACCTCGTAGATCCAACGAAGATGAACATATTCGTGTTGATGATCTTTCAGCTCAGTTGGGTtctctatacaattggcctcttcCCGGCGCATTTTATGCTGTTTTCGATGGTCACGGAGGTGCTGATGCAGCAGCTTACGTCAGGACTAACGCAATGAGATTTTTCTTTGAAGATGCTGATTTGCCGCAAGCATCTGTTGTTGATCAAGAATTCATGGAAGAATTGGAGAGTTCTCACTGTAGAGCGTTCTTAAAAGCTGATCGTGCCTTGGCTGATGAATGTAGAGTTAATGCCGCTTGTGGAACAACAGCAATAACGGCCCTGGTTTTGGGAAGACATCTGGTTGTTGCTAATGCCGGTGATTGTCGTGCTGTCCTTTGTAGGAAAGGTGTTGCAGTTCAGTTGTCTCAAGATCACAGGCCTACTTCTCTGGTGGAGCGACAAAGAGTTGAGAACTTAGGCGGTATTATTGAATATGGCTTCCTAAATGGTGATCTTGCAGTTACTCGTGCTCTTGGAGATTGGTATATGAAGCTTCCGTTTGGATCTGCATCTCCTCTTACAGCAGAACCCGAAGTTAAGCAAATGTTGTTGACTGAAGATGACGAGTTCATGATAATTGGTTGCGATGGTATCTGGGATGTGATGTCGAACCAAGAAGCAGTGAATGTTGTCCGCCGTGAGCTTAGGCTACATAATGACCCACAAGAGTCTGCTAAAGAACTTGTGAATCACGCTTTATGTAGGGACGTAGACGACAACCTCACTGCAATTGTTGTGTGCTTTGCTTCTCCTGATCACCGGGATTCAGTTCCATCCCAAAGGCCAAGATTCAGGTGTTGTAGTTTGTCCGAAGAGGCGAGG